The Solenopsis invicta isolate M01_SB chromosome 3, UNIL_Sinv_3.0, whole genome shotgun sequence region AAAGGCCACAATCAAACGTAAATCGACTGGCTCGAAGTCCGCCTTCTGGCCCTCTTCTCTAAATTCACTATTAAATCGCTCTTCTCACCACGTGCACgcacagaaagaacaattttatagcgaatatcaattttcaactaattagaaaaatgaGTTTTTATGCCCGCTGTTAGAAACAGAGACAGATTGAAAGTAAACAATCGTGTTGTTAGGCGAGAGAACTCCGCTACCCGATCATGGTGAACGTAGCGTTTCTTTAATGCCTTCACTCCGTTGAACGTGCTCCATACTGAATCAGCGTTAAAGCgcgtttatttaaacaaaaacagatttttattgtCATGCTTACGCCTATCTTGACGCTTACTATAGcgtaaaaaagattgaaatctcctcttaaaatatctcatattctccttgttggacaattatactttttgaaaggAATAACagtaccataatttttttttaagtatgaatctttagctttaaaacaccgtactttaaaagtccttaaaagttttttgttgtggagatatgattattttaaagaaaaagtggatttttgaacaatttctcatttAGGCTTAATGGTTTTAGCATAGAGACTAGATAAAAATCACTAATACTTTCCAAGAAGATTATTACAAAACGACAGAAggttaaaaaaatgtgataatatttatttttgtttgttaaaatttatttatttattttttttctattcattGAACTccatttttcttaagaattatatataataatatttctggaCCCTCCTCGACCGCCTCGACCTCCACCTCGTCGAAAGTCTCGACGATAGCTTTTTTGGAAGTCTCGATCGAATTGATCGCGACCTCTTGGAGTGCCATTACGTTTGACAAAATGTCGACGGTACCACATGAGGCGGCTTCTGCCGCCTCCTCGACCTCGGCCTCCTCGACCTCGGctaactaaaatatataaaaatagtattaaaataatattattatattattacaaataaatattaaatacgttattgtatttaataatttattaataaatattttataatgcctAACCTAATAACGTACCATTTTGTTGTTGCGTCTGCTAACAACATTTTCAAAGCACTTCCACAAAAGAAACACGCGACGTCGCCTGGTAAAGCAAAAGTGAGGCCATTCAACTGATACCTTCTCGTCCGTTCATCTGCGTCATTGCGTAAAAGGCTATTTATGCAGTTAATGCAGTGTTAATCACCTTGCTGCCACACTCTGCCTGTTACAGCTCAACATCTTCTACTGCCTGGTAAGCGATCTCTTAGAAACGTTGTAGCCTGTCAATGCTCTCAAAATAAAGGTCCACCTAAATAACTATTAGCATTGACAAAAATCATTACATAATATACcacgattttgatgatctattggcctataccagtggggattaacatctgaccaataatggcagttgtgtctattaaattgtctgtcactataaaatttagcctcatctgagaaaagcacatacctaaaaaaattaggatcatcgtgtaacatttgtaaagcccactggcaaaaagcaatacgcatcagatgatgattaggctgtaaagcctgcgtaagagtgatgtggaaatggtgataatttagagctcttaaaattctaacaacagttctttgtggtatacctatttccctttcaatctggcgagtactaacatgaggattaaggtgaagtattgctaaaatagttacagctcgcgcatcattttcatcatattcatgatgttgatgttgacgaacaagatgtccattgcgagctctttggactaaactacgtattgtcatatctttcaggaaaacgttgagcataaaaGTTGATACGCATTGTACTGCTTTATCATCTCCCCtcaaaactaatataatatcaatacaATTCATTAGACTATATCAGCCATTCTGAAAGGtaatgtaattacctacataccctgcATGTATGTTTGAATTTTTGCCTACAACTTAACAGTAAATTTTTCACCATGAGAAGTGCAAGAAAGGTCAAACTCTTCGCagttataacaataattataaattttaatcgttCGTTTcagttgattattagcattagtaCGCAAAGCTGTCATTATCAATGCTGACGCACGCCCAGTGCCTCCCGCCGCGCCTTGCACTgtgccgccggacggcgtaactaaggagcgcgatacatcgtcttaggaccgtgcgttacgccgtccggcagCGTCGGACACACGGTTTCGCACGTTAGACGATCAACATTCAAGTAGCCAATCGGCGGCGTAGTTACCGCGTCGCGCGCACCCTGCTTCTTGCACACTCTTCGCAGAGAGTTAAAGAAGCTTACATTTCTTACagtatgttctatttttgacCATACAATTCACACATTTGTTCTCTTTTGCTGTGCAAGGACGCGAGCCATACTTTCCTgcgcatttgcagcatgtttttttttgtataacttttaGCAATGTGGAAGTACCTCCagcatttaaaatatcttttgacACTGACGTGATTAAGTGCAAGACATTTCTTCCATCCTACATTTAGTTTTGTTTTCTTCAATATTAACTCGTGCGTCTCTTCGTCtacttccattattattgaTTCTTCTTCATTTCCTTTTCTTTGATTGCTACTCTTTTCTATAACCATTCTCTTCACACTTCGCACATTTactgtatctattttattttgcttcttaatcttatttataagttcattatcatttaagttcatctcttctaaatttacaaggattggacaaaataatatgaacacctattctgactttgaaaaataggcgtaattcaagaaagAGTAACTTGGTTAAAAAtgatcgaaaaaaaattttaaaaaagcattttaaagcttgaaatctctagttttgaaattgataagttattaaacaatttagatATTGTTTatgaagttacgcggatttaaatgggcgttaaatctcaaaatattttacaaatattgcaaagatccacaacgcaaaataaaaattgcacgcaaatgcggtttacagcatttgaaagcgtggatctttacttttaatttgcgtttttgatgagcgttgtaccatttttttttattgagttaggcaacactgaagcaaaaatggcctcttttggcaacactgaagcaaaaacgGCTTCGATGTTGtataattcaatgaataaaaatcatacaacgctcaacaaaaacgcaaattaaaggtgaaaattcacgcttttaaatgttgtaaaccgcatttgtgtgcgatttttaattcacgtcaaataaacttaGCGTACTACAATCGAACATGTATAGTACATCTATCGTACTGTATTGTACTATTATCAAACGTTTCCTGTACTAtgactaaacatcttttgtacCATCTACATACTACTATTGAACATCCATCGCACGTCTATCAAACCACTTTCGAACCATGCATGATCATTTATCATACcacaaaacaagaagaaaaaacatACATGTACGtcttttttgttgttttgtGGTATGATAAATGATCATGCATGGTTCGAAAGTGGTTTGATAGACGTGCGATGGATGTTCAATAGTAGTATGTAGATGgtacaaaagatgtttagtcaTAGTACAGGAAACGTTTGATAATAGTACAATACAGTACGATAGATGTACTATACATGTTCGATTGTAGTACGCAAGTGATTTGATTATGATGTTTGATTATGGTACATGTATGTCTTCTTTGCTGTTTTGTGGTACGATAAATGATTCATGGTTCGATAGATGTCCGTTAACGGGTTGGTTAGCAAGTCAATATCAGTACGATACACGTTCAACCCTAGTTTGATAGATGTATGATTATTGTATATAGAGATACATAAATGATTCAACTAAGATTTAGCGGTTGGTACATGATAAAATGTGAATTCCTTTGTTACCGCAAATACatctaaagataaaaaatgctttactctaattttaaaataaactagtaTAGGCTTGGAATTTATTATCGGAAGTTATTAAAAtctgcaataataatattacgtgACAATAATACTGATTTACTTATCCACAacaactttataaaataaacgtaaacaaatacataaaaaagtatgtaatatgtataatatttataattatatatttaaaattacacatttctAATATCAGATATTAATAGTGTTAATTTAGTTGtatgaaaaatgtatgaaactttatattaatagttCCGGAGATGTCTGTGACGTCGTGTCATCAAAAACTGACGAGTAGAAATCCGCTAAATTAGATGATGGTAATGTAATCATATAATTcagttaagaatatttttttgcaatatatatttagtacagTGAGAGCTGTAGTACATGATGCAaagaatagtattaaaaatgaacCTCCAAGAAATCATATTTAAAGTACAGCTGTGTTATGATATACCACGCTCACCGTACTTGCGCCGTGTTTGTAATAGCACTTGGTTCCCATTGGTGAAACTTTTCACGAGAACtttgattacaaaaattaaaatttttaataaatcagtcCGCTTTACGTATTGTAAAGTGTTTTAACCAAGGCTTGTATATTGTGATGCATTacattgtaaataaatgtaaaaagttataaaatattataattatgtaatataaaagctataaaataataaaatgtgtataaattaaaattaaacctcTGGTTATTTTCTCTGTCTTTAACAAACACTTCAATAGTAAACTGATAGCGATTCAATAACGGTACAGTGTGGTTTGATAATGAAGTCATAGCGGTTCGATGAACGTACGCTAGACGTTCAACTATGATACAATGCGGTTCGATAGACGTATAATAAATGCTTGTTAAATGATACGTAGATAGTACAAGAGATCGTGATATAGGAAATGTTCTATCATGGTACAATGTAGTCTGCACGATCAAAATAAAGCGAGAAAAccataacatttaatattatgagaaaaCCACTGTTTTTTGCATGATTTAACGCTCACCATCGAGAGATATCAAGCACTGTACGATAATCTTCAGAAGGTTTGAATCCTCTAATGTAGTTGGATAAAGTGCTTTCAGACTTTGTGCGTGCGAGTGAGCGcccgcgcgcgtgtgtgtgagtgtgtgtgtgtgcgtgcgtgcttgtgcgtgtgcgtgtgcgtgtgcgtgcgtgacTGTCTTattgatatgtataatatatgattttcaatATAGATATAGATTTGCGAGAGTTAGTCGAGCCGTTCGAAACGCtacagatttttatattaacaatagctGTACGTTAACATCTCGTGTAATACAGCTCAATGATAACAGCTCTGGCATACGCGGAAATTCAGTTGTTTTATAGagaaataagaacatttttcaaaaatactttaggAGAGCAggagagggtattatggctactgtcggtAATATGGCTATtcttattatttccgttattaggtgacgtattctaacaattgcttatggagttattcgtttagtagctcgccattttttagtgatgctaatatttcaatacataatgacttacaattgttataaggcattttgaCATCTgagcatttttaaacttttttcaagatacacttttAACGTTTAATTATGTACATTTCCTCATTATTGTTGAacttgtattatcacacgagtgtattatcacacgaaggtacatacacttgagtgtttatttattatttaacttttattcagccgtatacattttgagttataaaaagttaaaacaataacatggaaatttgttaatatggatttttaagcaaaatttttatattgaaatatttcttcgataaattgattatcattCTACAgggcggtgtttagaaacattagagacatcattttatgtttgttgtttaagaAATGATATATTGATGGGAATTAcagtgtttattaatttttgaattggctctacagatcacaaaatccttttgcagaataagagtacgcaccaaaacaaagtctggggtggtaaattttacgagaaagtagaacaaaaagttaaaaatttatttatttttggctcgtgAATTTGTCAACTGagattaacttttgtcatttactgatgttctgtagctcgtatgtatgaaatgagaccagcccagacttcagaaaactctaacaaacaacactgactatgtgtcattccagtcaaaagcctaacaaaaagatttaacatgtaaacagctgtacgtgtacaaattttgtttagtgCACGTAAACGATGACAAGCAGAggagtgactgtagttgataggtctttttgcagatgacaaaataatcgaaaaacaaagacagaactatacgttggacaaagagcgatagcctggcctctctcgaaaaataatctgcagtgctAACGTCGAAGAAGTTCTTcagtcactatagcatcctcttaatgttaaacagggataaagtaatatttctaatgaactttttaatggtatttctaaagtttctgaacacagaaaaattctaaatcaggaaaattctgaacaatggaaagtaaaaaatatataatttggtaACAAAGtactgcgtttttttttaaactaaactaatttttaaaaattattttttacgaatagCCATTTTATAACCACTTTTCTTCTTCCAGCAATTatacagtgcattagatttttataaatcacgtcccaaataataagtatttcattatttttagttttgaatctgtcaaacaatacTTTGATGAATGTAagcgttcaagtttcaatagaaaatattaattacaataaacaaagttattcgatAAAATCTAAATAGGTGTTGTATTACCCTCTCTTCCTCTATAGCCATTGGGGTGATGAAACATTGTATGATGGAACAACTTGTGTAATAACCTCATTCAATAGTGTCGTCCAcactttgcatattttatatctttgcagATTTTGACGTTTAaaaccaattataaatttacaagctGCTGTAGGAAGCCtctaattttgcatattttgcaaTACATAGCATGTACCAGAATAAGTgatgatataataaatgtttacagaaacgttattcttacaaaaattaatattacgcaATACTTTCTTCTCCTCTATAGCCATTGGGGTGATGAAACATTGTATAAAGAATGATGACATCGGTGGTGACGACGATGAAGATCTTGTATATGTTAAGGGGCATGAGAAACAAGAGTGGTTGAAGGATATGCTGGATGCTGATGCGAGAGATAATGTAGTCATCAAGATCATAGATGCTGATTATGAAGACAtggaatctttgaataaattagatgctacTAACACTATACAATGTGGAAAACATGTTAAGAATTGCTcataacaaaatgtatttaaaatgtataattggtggtcacaacgccaaaagaaaaattgtattatttgaaaaaataaaaatataaaatacataaatatatacctgtatatttttttctttccctatCCCGATAGTTAAGAATCAATAGTGGTATAATAATGATTCAATAGTAGAACGATTATGAAACAAcgtggttcgatagacgttcgatcatgaaacaatgtggttcgatagacgttcaattgatgttcaattattgatcaatgtggttcaatagacgttcgatcatagaacaacgtggttcaattgatgttcgaccatggaacaatgtggttcgatagacgttcgattatggaacaacgcggttcgatagaccttcgatcatggaacaatgtggttcgatagatgttcaattgatgttcaattattgatcaatgtggttcaatagacgttcgattatagaacaacgcggttcgatagacgttcgatcatggaacaatgtggttcgatagacgttcgatcatagaacaacgcggttcgatagacgttcgatcatggaacaatgtggttcgatagacgttcaattgatgttcaattattgatcaatgtggttcaatagatgttcgatcatagaacaacgtggttcaattgatgttcaattaatgtttaatcattGTTTGAGTATATATAATTGTCATAGAAGATAAAGCGTTAGTCATACTATGCGACCGAGAACATAATGTGTGTgggcaagagagagaaaaccaCAATAGCCTTAACGTGTGCGAGCGAGAGCGCGCAGgagggagggagacagagagaaaaagagagaaagcaatacgtttattcctaaataattgttatttgctaaactaattttttgataaattaatataaagcaccccataaagataaatcatatcaattttaaaaaaagctgattttctATGTCAagataaaacattacaatagattttccattattttttcttcctatgattaagttgaataaaacttcttttgaagattttcttttcaatacGTAATATCTATGAGAAATTTCTAGATTTGAATGATATTACTCTAAGAATTTTCTAGAATGTACGATGTGATACTGCTAGCTCTATAAATTAGGAACACTGAGACTATAACGTGACTATAATCATGAGAACAGATTATTTCCTTGTTCCCCACATGGTAGATACAATTATCGTTCATTTAtagacatatcaaattataatagtaacTGTGATCACGATACAATCTCAAAGCTTTATAGACGCAACCATGTGATTCGTGGCAAGCTTTCTGACGTAGAGAAATTTCACGAGTGGACCTTCGTTAAGTTATAATCTGTATTAAATACGAACAagtgatgtaaaaaatttattttattggataTATGGAAAAGATTACAAAATAGAGGAGAGGATTACATAATAGAAAGTAAGTAAGAAAACGCTGTCGCATCAGTCGATCAGTGAACAGTTAAAAActcagaaagaaaaaaaaatatatatatatatatatatatatatatatacgagaaGAAGATGGACTACTATGTGCCGCTTCAACAGGACGAAATGTGTGAAAAAgtgtaagtatttataatttttatacattttttatattttgtttccgtTTTTGCAACTAActtatccatatttttttatttacagaacattgccACGGTATACGCCTCACATTTTGGGGAGGAGATTGGCATTGACGTCCACAGCGTATAAATATCTCGACATTGGAATCAGCGTAGGACCAACATCGTTTATGGAGATACTTATTGGTGACAATCGAGGCAATCAAATAATTCTGGCTCATGCAATGTGGACAGCACTGTTCCAGAAACGTGCGGACATTGAACGACTCGTGCAGTCGACTTCTCCTTCCTCAGCATTACCGATTCAAGATCTTATTGTACAACTCATTAAACTGagtaatgaaaatattgttaaattaacattacgcGATACTTGCATGTATTTGAAACCAAAAACTGTACTTTTTCTGTTTGAGCTCGAACAATGCGTCGAGCATATATATTActctttatatcaatatacatatacagtgagcgaaaaatataaacattttgtaacccTTTTAcaccaaaattatgttaataataaatgcgaTGCGGCAAAACTcttgcgagaaaaatatgataaaactttGCTTTTAGAATGTAAAATGTTAGCTTACGCTTTAGATAATATTGTACATGATGCATtacatgacaaataaataagaaaaaattgaaatattgtaacgatgtcttcaatattatcttttcctATTCAACTATTGTCCCTTAAAAGATAAAGCATTAGTCACCCCATATTCAAGCGAGAACAATGTGTGcgggcgagagaaagagaaaaccaTGTACAATAGCTGTAACGTGTGCGAGTGAGAACGTGCAcgaaaaagggagagaaagcgatacgtttattcccaaataattgttatttgctaaactaatttttttaataaattaatataaaatttatattaaattgatattaagttaatattaacctaatataaacataataaaaatttatattaatttattaaaaattagtttagcaaataacaatttgaaaaaaaaaattattttaattattaatttgatataaaaaaattattttaattaataatctgatataaaaattattttaattaatagtttgatataaaattaatataaatataattaatttaatcaatagtttgatataaaattaatataaatttaattaatttaattaataaaggaggggggggggctcTCCCAATCCCCACTCTTCCCCCGTGTCACGTGACTTCCCCCACCCCAAATTGAGTTAGAATCGGCCCTGTACATCTACTCTCATAGTCTTCGTCAATTTTGTCACCTTTAAATTCGCAATCTGTTGATCTGTCATTATCAGATGAAAGTCAAATAAAAAgtcaaataaagataaaagaggCTCTAGGCCCCATGAGGTCTCAGAAACTTTATTAAAGACTGCCTCAGCATCAATAGCGACTACAGATATTAGTAAGTTTAGCAATAAGTATTCAACTTCCATTTCCGTAGATTAGTATGATTACAAAAAAGATTATGCATTACTTTGATAGTAatgatcaaattattattatttgagccgtttattttgaaagtggCTTAACTCCGTTTGTCAATTTTTTCCGGTTGCCATGGTTACATGTACAACTTCATGTTATTTATCAGTAAAGCATTTCAGGTTGCTCATATTCCGAGCAAATACGATAATTCTTGATACATAAGTTTTCAGAGTTAGTTCAATAATTGAACCGTGTAGTTTGAAAGTGGCCTAACTCCATTTATACTTAAATcaagataataatatattattgataatgattttgtatcaacaaaattattagaaaacgcaatttttaaaaGGGTAAAGAATTCTAATGGAGAATCAATAAACTGGTTAAAAATATGTTGGATGCGTTTTGTTAGAAataaactgtataaaattttctataagaCATCAATGAATgagaatgaaaattttaaagtcCTGGATTTATTACCACGTCGGGGTAGGCCAAGAAAGTTCGAAAATATTGTATTGACACCACTGTATAAAAATATCAGACAAATTACAACAGCAAAATTCAAGGACATAATTGACCTATTACGATATATACCACCGGAACATCATGATTTCTTCAAATCCCTTTCACACACACAAAATGTAGATGAATAGTaaattgttttgtaataaatttatgttttttatgttttgtacgttatgtagttaaaaaatgttttgaatcgCATAAATTAAGTTTCCGAAGTGttttaaagatatgtaaaataaattaagtatgattttttttaatttgaagcaTCTTAAATTATGTTGAATGGACTTGGGCAccttcaaattttataatgaatCTGGATGTTAATTTTGAAAGTGGCCTAACTCCATTCTTGATAAGAAAACGCATATTATTCACTTAATAATTGCCACTATTTTAATAGGAACTATAAATTTAACACCCTTAGATACATTTAAGCAGTATGACTCATTAGTATCctatacgtatatttttaaattcattgtaaCGCAAACCCTTAAATATCTCGATTTGAAGATAAATGGAGTTAGGccactttcaaaataaacggCTCATTTATAGGTCTGTATAAGTTCctagaaaaattgaataaaaaagtaaacaatGTAAGATCGAAGCTTGATGTTAtacttattaatcaatttaaatttaacagaattttaatgccagaagaaacaattttttctaaaccTTTAAACATGCCTGCACTTCTTGTACATACTACAGAGCAAAATCACAATGTTTGAGacatttatcttaaataatgttAACTTTTCAGACACAGTGAGTAAGGTTTAATATGCTTTTatggtaatatttattataataaagctAATTCTATTTCTATAATCTATGCAGCATCTTCTATACATCCTATTAAAATCATTCAGTTCTTAAGATTTTGTTTCCTTTGTACTGTTTTAGCATTTCTGTCATTCTAATGTAAGTTGATAAAAAAGTTGGTAATGGAACGTTGCAAGTCTC contains the following coding sequences:
- the LOC120357271 gene encoding uncharacterized protein LOC120357271 → MDYYVPLQQDEMCEKVTLPRYTPHILGRRLALTSTAYKYLDIGISVGPTSFMEILIGDNRGNQIILAHAMWTALFQKRADIERLVQSTSPSSALPIQDLIVQLIKLSNENIVKLTLRDTCMYLKPKTVLFLFELEQCVEHIYYSLYQYTYTVSEKYKHFVTLLHQNYVNNKCDAAKLLREKYDKTLLLECKMLAYALDNIVHDALHDK